A DNA window from Mycolicibacter hiberniae contains the following coding sequences:
- a CDS encoding WhiB family transcriptional regulator — MPAASVSQTPRTVLRGVQDEGRIAWVSKAVCRGADPDELFVRGAAQRKAAVICRHCPVVLECLADALDNRVEFGVWGGMTERQRRALLKQHPEVTSWGEYFAAQRKQRDAG, encoded by the coding sequence ATGCCAGCGGCGTCAGTATCCCAAACTCCCCGAACCGTGCTGCGCGGCGTGCAGGACGAGGGCAGGATCGCCTGGGTCTCCAAGGCTGTGTGTCGCGGCGCAGACCCCGATGAACTCTTCGTGCGCGGTGCGGCACAACGCAAAGCCGCGGTGATCTGTCGGCACTGCCCGGTCGTGCTCGAATGCCTGGCCGATGCTCTGGACAACCGGGTCGAGTTCGGGGTCTGGGGCGGTATGACCGAACGGCAGCGCCGGGCGCTGCTCAAGCAACACCCCGAAGTGACCTCCTGGGGCGAGTACTTCGCCGCCCAGCGCAAGCAGCGCGACGCCGGCTGA